ACCTCGTCTTCATCTGCTCCGCCAAAAACCGGTACGGCATCAACACCAAGTGCACAAAGTGCTCGCCACCTCCCCCAATCTTATACGCAATCATCGGCACCAAAAACACAAACGTCTTGCCAAACCCCGTGTGCGCAAGAATCGCCCTCGACCGCGTCGGCGTGAACGCAACATCAGTGATAGCTGTCTCCTGGTCCAAGTCTCGAAACAGATACCCACAAATCTCCTTCGCCTGGCTTATAKATTCCGTAGTCAATACACGCCAGTTGCTGCTGTTACTTGCAACCTCCTCCTTCTCGTACTCGACCTCGCTGTAGATCRGGTCAAACCTCATAAACCTGTGATACTCggtgaaaaatttcaacatCCTCTGCGAGTTGCTACTTGAGAAATGACAGCTCCAACTATTCTCGATCGCATACGACTCGTCCGATGTCTGCATCGTGTGCCCCTGTGCTCGCTCAACCGCCATCTCAAGCGCATCAAGCTTACTGTCAACCACCACTGCGTTCTTGATAAAGTACGACACCGCCTGCCGCATCTCTCGAATCCGAACAATGTCGCCACCAAAATCTTTCATAATCGTACGGCACGTGCTGTAGTAGTGCCCACGCTCAACGAGCTTGTTGCTCGACAACGCAAACAACTGGTACCGGTGAAAATTAACATGTATAGCATCCATCTCCCCAATCCCCGTCATCGCCCTGAGCAAGAGCGGCTTCATAGACAACGAGTGATTAACTATAAGCTTCTGCAACTGAAGCGGGTAGAACCGCTCCCTCGCGGTGAATTTCCTGTTCTTACCGTAGCTCGTTACTATCTCGACCGCCCCGTGCCGGTATATCAAGTTCCGGTTCAAAACCTCGTTCGCAGCAACATTAACCTCACTCAACTCAGTAGCCCTAAACGTGTTTGCCGACGCCgtaaaaatcaaaacataCAATATCCGCGTCATGCTGTCTATCAAATCGACAATCGCGTGCTTCTGGCTCGCGTGTCTCGCCACATCATACTTCAAGTACGCATTGTTCTCCATATTCATCGTCAACCCGTACGACTGGTGATCAAACTTGGCATGCGcaacaaaatcattataCGGCCTGTCAATACTAGACTCAAGCCCCATAACTCGGCACAAACTGCCATACTCCAGCATATACAACTTGACCCCATCGTGATACAACTTGCTGATGTAGTCCGTCGTCACCTTGATCTCGCGAACAAACACCGTGCGCTTGTCAATCCCCGACACCTCCATCTCAACAACCTCCCTCCGTTGCTGTACCAACCGCGCGTATATCGTCTGAAGGTAAAAGTAGCACCCATACTCTTGCGGCTGCGAGCAAAAACTAGAAAACTCATCCCGGCTCTTCAAGAACATCGCCATCTTAAACATCAGCTTCAATGCATCAATGTACTTTAAGCACCACGCAACAGACTGCCATGCCTTCGTCTTGAAGTTATACAAATACGGCCTAACCAACATCGTGCACAACGTGTCCGAGTCCGYCGTCTGCGAAACAATCCATTCCAACAACGGGTTGATCATCTGCTCCCACGCCGCACCGCTGAGCTCATTCGCAATGCTGGTGTCAACTCTCTCGcacaaatcaaaatcctTGCTCGCCATAATCAACGATAGCATCCTCCCAAAACACGTGCCATACTGCTTGACCGTCTCTGGCGCTAAAACCCTGACAAACCGCTCGTTCCGAAAATGATACGTGAGACTACTACCAAGAAAATTCGCAAGATCGTGCTGCGCAATAACATCATCGTAAACCGCCTTGTATATCTTGCGGCCAGCATCAATGTACCCTGCAGTGCTGTCTGGCTCGCTCATCTTGTCGTCAAACTCATAGACACTGAAAAACTGGTCCAAAACTGCAGTAGATCTYGTAACCTGGGCATAYCCTTCGTCACGAACCTTCATGTCGA
The sequence above is a segment of the Candida albicans SC5314 chromosome 3, complete sequence genome. Coding sequences within it:
- a CDS encoding uncharacterized protein (Protein with a predicted DEAD-like DNA/RNA helicase domain; shows colony morphology-related gene regulation by Ssn6; overlaps orf19.5472; Spider biofilm repressed), with the translated sequence MSDHESDNYDSEPDIFEIIVSDSEDDSDMEDLFSAPATGTQNTTMDEECQVEEGVSRRRTVEGHHVSEDNEDYLQRTYGVKSTQYCFRLGKKHIYCRNFIIEERSSGNVVINPTARFYKRASRKVKXDLESVPVHQFTPDEKEIRVDDADLYEMVESKEETVRGMHCVSTQACVGIKKHVKLYMPREVVEGSNFDMKVRDEGYAQVTRSTAVLDQFFSVYEFDDKMSEPDSTAGYIDAGRKIYKAVYDDVIAQHDLANFLGSSLTYHFRNERFVRVLAPETVKQYGTCFGRMLSLIMASKDFDLCERVDTSIANELSGAAWEQMINPLLEWIVSQTXDSDTLCTMLVRPYLYNFKTKAWQSVAWCLKYIDALKSMFKMAMFLKSRDEFSSFCSQPQEYGCYFYLQTIYARLVQQRREVVEMEVSGIDKRTVFVREIKVTTDYISKLYHDGVKLYMSEYGSLCRVMGLESSIDRPYNDFVAHAKFDHQSYGLTMNMENNAYLKYDVARHASQKHAIVDLIDSMTRILYVLIFTASANTFRATELSEVNVAANEVLNRNLIYRHGAVEIVTSYGKNRKFTARERFYPLQLQKLIVNHSLSMKPLLLRAMTGIGEMDAIHVNFHRYQLFALSSNKLVERGHYYSTCRTIMKDFGGDIVRIREMRQAVSYFIKNAVVVDSKLDALEMAVERAQGHTMQTSDESYAIENSWSCHFSSSNSQRMLKFFTEYHRFMRFDXIYSEVEYEKEEVASNSSNWRVLTTEXISQAKEICGYSFRDLDQETAITDVAFTPTRSRAILAHTGFGKTFVFLVPMIAYKIGGGGEHFVHLVLMPYRFLAEQMKTRLRRYLHVIDAYEHRSFSDGVDVIVGVFDCLRNREFVNFILNFQNLPCGRNSRLGMVVIDEAQVLNEEYKFRNFSNLRYECLKVFFKVVCLGATLGRDFCRMNSRTLLSPVMMNCVRELPNCNVYMDQRVGDSRELMYVKLKQYVKNFVNYYPDDLVLVYYDWKETLYAHEAELRRSYGDGVVTVTADIEDMEGVQDVVRTAKVVLATKSFSCGIDLPNIRAIVFF